The proteins below come from a single Brassica napus cultivar Da-Ae unplaced genomic scaffold, Da-Ae ScsIHWf_1030;HRSCAF=1446, whole genome shotgun sequence genomic window:
- the LOC125595265 gene encoding uncharacterized protein LOC125595265 — protein MAHESEEDEGVSPEHKALLEALTRRMNTMMETRLGIFREELDAESSEPSRASRRNRRGQARQEHAGSEETDNDYERDRHSSVSRHSSRSSRRHRREHRPRNELAGLKLKIPPFHGKADLDAYLEWEKKIELVFNCQHYTEIKKIQVAATEFYDYALSWWDQLVTNRRRNGELPIETWAEMKAVMRKRFVPSHYHRDLHQKLRKLTQGTRSVEEYFQEMELLMLRACISEDREATMARFLGGLNREIQDSVEMQHYVEMEEMLHKAILVEQQVKTKVHSRGNYGTKYQGAKEDKPSHQKESKPYQKEEDKSTSSFSKDKGKVEASTTRSRDHTFEFKGRKTVLVPMTPEEVQADQLQLQKKKEIDLPTESTKQLNFYAKSGDVKRSLCSNLPILLLIYKESLLTTTDIAPKYPSELVSLLQEYQDVFPEDSPNGLPPVRGIEHQIDFVPGSTLPNRPAYRTNPVETKELQRQGEELMEKGHIRESMSPCAVPVFLVPKKYGSWRIQSLEEHIDHLKTVLDVLRKEKLYANLKKYGVKVDPEKVRAIQEWPIPKTVSEVRSFHGLAGFYRRFVKDFSTIASPLTE, from the exons ATGGCGCATGAATCTGAGGAAGATGAAGGAGTTAGTCCCGAACATAAGGCCTTGCTTGAAGCCTTGACTCGCAGGATGAACACAATGATGGAAACTAGATTGGGTATCTTCCGAGAAGAGCTCGATGCGGAGTCTTCAGAACCTAGTCGTGCATCAAGAAGGAACCGACGAGGCCAAGCTCGACAGGAACATGCTGGCTCAGAGGAGACTGATAATGACTATGAAAGGGATCGGCATAGCTCAGTCTCAAGGCACAGCAGCCGCAGCAGCCGTAGACACAGACGAGAGCATCGCCCACGCAATGAACTGGCTGGTTTGAAACTGAAgatacctcctttccatggcaaaGCTGATCTagatgcctatcttgagtgggagaagaagattgaactTGTCTTCAACTGTCAGCACTACACAGAGATTAAAAAGATACAAGTTGCTGCCACTGAGTTCTATGATTATGCtttgagctggtgggatcagttggtcACAAACAGAAGGCGCAATGGTGAGCTCCCAATTGAGACATGGGCAGAAATGAAAGCTGTCatgcgcaagaggtttgttCCAAGCCATTACCATCGTGATCTTCATCAGAAACTAAGAAAACTCACCCAAGGGACACGGTCTGTAGAAGAATATTTCCAAGAGATGGAGTTGCTGATGTTGAGAGCTTGCATATCTGAAGATAGAGAGGCTACTATGGCTCGATTCCTTGGAGGGCTTAACCGTGAGATTCAAGACAGTGTAGAGATGCAGCACTATGTAGAGATGGAAGAaatgctacacaaagctatcCTTGTGGAGCAACAAGTAAAGACAAAGGTGCACTCTCGGGGCAACTATGGAACTAAGTATCAAGGTGCTAAGGAAGATAAGCCAAGCCACCAGAAAGAGAGCAAACCATATCAGAAGGAAGAAGACAAATCTACTAGTTCTTTCAGCAAGGATAAAGGCAAAGTAGAAGCTTCTACTACGAGATcaagagat CACACCTTTGAGTTTAAAGGGAGAAAGACAGTCCTTGTGCCTATGACTCCTGAGGAAGTTCAGGCTGATCAACTCCaactacaaaagaagaaagagattgaccTTCCCACTGAATCAACAAAGCAACTAAACTTCTATGCCAAGTCTGGTGATGTTAAAAGATCTCTCTGCTCTAACCTACCTATTCTGTTGCTTATCTATAAGGAATCACTCTTGACTACTACTGATATTGCACCGAAGTATCCGAGTGaacttgtttctcttttacaggaatatcaagatgtttttccagaagatagTCCCAATGGGCTACCACCAGTGcgagggattgagcaccaaatcgACTTTGTGCCTGGTTCTACACTTCCCAATAGGCCAGCATACAGAACCAATCCGGTTGAGACCAAAGAGCTACAAAGACAAGGggaggaactgatggagaaagggcaTATCCGAGAGAGCATGAGTCCTTGTGCTGTTCCAGTATTCCTTGTGCCCAAGAAATAtggaagctggcgcat TCAGAGTCTAGAGGAGCATATAGATCATCTTAAgactgttcttgatgtgttgagGAAAGAAAAACTTTATGCTAATCTTAAGAAAT ATGGGGTTAAAGTTGATCCGGAGAAAGTAAGAGCTATACAAGAGTGGCCAATTCCTAAGACAGTGAGTGAAGTAAGGagcttccatggacttgctggcttctataggcgctttgtgaaagacttcagCACCATAGCATCTCCCTTGACAgaa